One Dictyoglomus thermophilum H-6-12 DNA window includes the following coding sequences:
- a CDS encoding phospholipase C/P1 nuclease family protein: MYKNTHKRITSEICNVLNISGELKEILLKSVIIPDEHRENILEFGKNKVYWRHENHHKVNKEKILDYLWKARICFLASDYKSAMRYLGIVLHYIQDICMCSGRLHNEREELLKNVSLKNKNPKVKELRTYSDFERLIYSITPKRSPTSVINSAYYYSLVITKNLLTKYPLPQDLINKYGEVKKEYEENKKISFGMMLIFTITSIIVKNLIPLAISFILLYLILYQPYKKLINLEKDINWFGENSE, encoded by the coding sequence ATGTATAAGAATACACATAAACGCATAACAAGTGAAATTTGTAATGTCTTAAACATCTCCGGAGAATTAAAAGAGATTCTCTTAAAATCGGTAATAATTCCAGATGAACACAGAGAAAATATATTAGAATTCGGAAAAAACAAAGTATACTGGAGACACGAGAACCATCATAAAGTCAACAAAGAAAAGATCTTAGATTACCTGTGGAAGGCAAGAATATGTTTTTTAGCATCTGACTATAAGTCAGCCATGAGATATTTAGGTATAGTTCTACACTATATTCAAGATATCTGCATGTGTAGTGGAAGACTTCATAATGAAAGAGAAGAATTACTCAAAAATGTTTCTTTAAAGAATAAAAACCCTAAAGTCAAAGAGCTTAGAACATATAGCGACTTTGAAAGATTAATTTACTCTATCACTCCTAAAAGATCACCCACTTCAGTAATAAACAGTGCATATTACTACTCTTTAGTTATTACAAAAAACCTCCTTACAAAATACCCTCTACCCCAAGATCTAATTAATAAATATGGCGAAGTTAAGAAAGAATATGAGGAAAATAAAAAAATTTCCTTTGGCATGATGCTGATTTTTACTATTACATCTATTATTGTGAAAAACCTTATACCTTTAGCAATCAGTTTTATTTTGTTATATTTAATACTGTATCAACCCTACAAGAAATTAATAAATTTAGAAAAAGACATAAATTGGTTTGGAGAAAATTCAGAATAA
- a CDS encoding TrpB-like pyridoxal phosphate-dependent enzyme, which translates to MSQVKFLLDESKIPKDWYNIIPDLPFPLPPVYHPVTLQPVSPEDLAPIFPMELIKQEVSTERYIEIPEEVRKIYKLWRPTPLFRAVNLEKYLDTPAHIYYKYEGVSPPGSHKPNTAVAQAFYNKLEGVKRLTTETGAGQWGSALAMACNFFKLECKVYMVKVSYYQKPYRRSLMEIWGAKVVPSPSPDTEAGKKILEQDPESPGSLGVAISEAVEDAVKRDDTKYSLGSVLNHVLLHQTVIGEEALLQMEMAGEFPDVVIGCVGGGSNFAGLSFPFIREKFKGKKIRVVAVEPESCPSLTKGVYTYDYGDVAKMTPLLKMYTLGHNFIPPAIHAGGLRYHGMAPLVSALYHNGYIEAVAYPQTKVFEAGVIFARTEGIVPAPESTHAIRAAIDEALDAKEKGEKRVILFNLSGHGFFDLSAYDQYLSGKLEDYFYPKDKVEEALKELPKI; encoded by the coding sequence ATGTCGCAGGTTAAGTTTCTCCTTGATGAATCCAAGATACCAAAGGACTGGTACAATATTATTCCTGATCTACCTTTTCCGCTTCCCCCGGTTTATCACCCTGTTACTTTGCAACCTGTAAGTCCTGAAGATCTTGCTCCTATTTTCCCTATGGAACTCATAAAACAAGAGGTAAGTACAGAGAGATATATTGAAATTCCAGAAGAAGTGAGAAAGATATATAAGCTGTGGAGACCAACACCTTTATTTAGAGCTGTCAATCTTGAGAAGTATCTGGATACCCCAGCTCATATATATTATAAATATGAAGGAGTAAGTCCTCCAGGAAGTCATAAGCCAAATACTGCTGTAGCTCAAGCCTTTTACAATAAACTTGAGGGGGTAAAAAGATTAACTACAGAAACGGGAGCGGGGCAGTGGGGTTCAGCTCTTGCTATGGCTTGTAATTTCTTTAAGCTGGAATGTAAAGTTTATATGGTTAAGGTGAGTTATTATCAAAAACCATACAGAAGGTCTTTAATGGAGATTTGGGGAGCTAAGGTAGTACCAAGCCCAAGTCCCGATACTGAAGCTGGAAAAAAAATATTAGAACAGGATCCTGAATCTCCAGGTTCTTTAGGAGTTGCCATCAGTGAGGCAGTGGAGGATGCAGTTAAAAGGGATGACACAAAATATTCTCTTGGTAGTGTTTTGAATCATGTTTTGTTGCACCAGACAGTAATAGGTGAAGAGGCTTTATTACAAATGGAAATGGCAGGAGAGTTTCCTGATGTGGTTATAGGATGTGTTGGTGGAGGAAGTAATTTTGCAGGACTCTCTTTTCCTTTTATAAGAGAAAAGTTTAAGGGCAAAAAGATAAGGGTTGTTGCTGTAGAGCCAGAATCTTGCCCATCTTTGACTAAAGGAGTTTATACTTACGATTATGGGGATGTAGCAAAGATGACTCCTCTCCTTAAGATGTACACTTTAGGGCATAATTTTATACCTCCTGCTATACATGCAGGGGGACTTCGTTATCATGGTATGGCTCCCCTTGTAAGTGCTTTATATCATAACGGATATATTGAAGCTGTAGCTTATCCTCAAACAAAAGTATTTGAGGCAGGAGTTATATTTGCAAGAACTGAGGGTATTGTACCTGCACCAGAATCTACTCATGCTATTAGGGCTGCTATAGATGAAGCTTTGGATGCAAAGGAAAAAGGAGAAAAGAGGGTAATACTATTTAATCTAAGTGGACATGGATTTTTTGATCTTTCTGCTTATGATCAGTATCTCTCTGGAAAACTTGAAGACTATTTCTATCCAAAAGATAAGGTTGAAGAGGCTTTAAAAGAGCTTCCGAAGATTTAG
- the cysE gene encoding serine O-acetyltransferase, with protein MIETIIADYKAVFEKDPAARNFLEVILCYPGFHAILLHRIAHFLWNLRIPVIPRLISHLNRFLTGIEIHPGAKIGKGFFIDHGMGVVIGETTEIGDNVLIYQGVTLGGTGKEKGKRHPTIGNNVVIGAGAKVLGPITIGDNTRIGAGSVVLKSVPPNCTVVGVPGRIVSQEGKKLTPKEMLEHGNVPDPELKLIEELNKRIENLEQRIDYLENLIKEKLRDM; from the coding sequence ATTATAGAAACCATAATTGCGGATTATAAAGCTGTCTTTGAAAAAGATCCAGCAGCAAGAAATTTTTTAGAAGTGATATTATGTTATCCTGGGTTTCACGCTATTCTTTTACATCGTATTGCTCACTTCTTATGGAATCTAAGAATTCCGGTAATTCCAAGACTTATTTCTCATTTAAATAGATTTTTAACAGGTATAGAGATACATCCTGGGGCTAAAATAGGTAAAGGATTTTTTATAGACCATGGTATGGGAGTAGTAATAGGTGAAACCACAGAAATAGGCGATAATGTGTTGATTTATCAGGGAGTTACCCTCGGAGGCACTGGAAAAGAAAAGGGAAAAAGACATCCAACCATAGGAAACAATGTGGTTATAGGAGCTGGGGCAAAGGTACTAGGTCCTATTACTATAGGTGATAATACAAGAATCGGTGCAGGTTCAGTAGTATTAAAATCAGTACCTCCTAATTGTACTGTAGTAGGTGTTCCTGGAAGGATTGTATCTCAAGAAGGTAAAAAATTAACTCCAAAAGAAATGCTCGAGCATGGTAATGTTCCGGATCCAGAGTTAAAACTAATAGAAGAGTTAAACAAAAGAATAGAAAATCTTGAGCAAAGAATAGATTATTTAGAAAATCTCATCAAAGAAAAATTGAGAGATATGTGA
- a CDS encoding energy-coupled thiamine transporter ThiT, giving the protein MQKRSIRMLTEGALSIALSLLLWYLRIGAMPQGGSISLQMLPLFVFALRWGAIPGILVGLTYGVIHSLQDMYVVHWLQYLLDYPIAFGLIGLSGVVKNIKISKIITYIIAIVFLLGTIGFVINISSELPQAQKTLEDLKVKLQTATGEDKTKIEEDIKDLEFKLKWYPVSRIVLIIAGILGTVLLIYGGYIRKTQEPIELGVFIGGLGRLFAHFLSGVIFFSQYAPPGTPAWIYSLIYNLFVVVPSTFVCLPFVLIIVQRLKENE; this is encoded by the coding sequence ATGCAAAAAAGATCTATAAGAATGCTTACAGAAGGTGCCCTGAGTATTGCCTTATCCCTTTTACTTTGGTATCTAAGAATCGGTGCCATGCCCCAAGGAGGAAGTATAAGCTTACAGATGCTTCCCTTATTTGTCTTTGCTCTAAGATGGGGAGCGATTCCTGGTATACTTGTAGGACTCACTTATGGCGTAATCCACTCTTTACAAGACATGTATGTAGTACATTGGCTTCAATACCTACTTGATTACCCAATAGCTTTTGGTTTGATTGGACTTTCTGGAGTAGTAAAAAATATAAAAATATCCAAAATTATTACATATATTATTGCTATAGTTTTTCTCTTAGGAACCATAGGTTTTGTAATAAATATATCCTCGGAACTTCCACAAGCCCAAAAAACCCTTGAAGATCTAAAAGTAAAATTACAAACTGCCACAGGAGAGGACAAAACCAAAATAGAAGAAGATATTAAAGATCTAGAATTTAAACTTAAATGGTATCCAGTATCAAGGATCGTCTTGATAATAGCAGGTATATTAGGAACCGTTCTACTTATATATGGAGGATATATTAGAAAAACTCAAGAACCAATAGAGCTTGGTGTATTCATTGGAGGCTTAGGAAGGCTTTTTGCTCATTTCCTATCTGGAGTAATCTTCTTTTCCCAGTATGCTCCCCCAGGAACTCCAGCATGGATCTACTCTCTTATCTACAATCTTTTTGTGGTAGTACCCAGTACTTTCGTGTGTCTTCCCTTTGTCTTAATAATTGTACAAAGGTTAAAAGAAAATGAATAA
- a CDS encoding thiamine diphosphokinase produces the protein MNNNIGKILIFVNGESQITDFELEEILPVDKVICANGGTKIALKLGIFPDIIVGDLDSITEDIEKRLTKHKVEWKIYPTDKDETDLELAVKEAVKFKPNSIYFVGLLGGRIDHTLANIFFLERLKDLNIEPYVVDRKLRIYIMKGEEEKVIWGNKGDTLSLIPLSDVVEGIYLEGLKYGLNYEPLYRNLTRGISNMFISYQAKISIQKGTLLVIHLYQT, from the coding sequence ATGAATAACAACATTGGAAAAATACTTATCTTTGTAAATGGAGAAAGTCAAATAACTGATTTTGAGCTTGAGGAAATCCTCCCAGTAGACAAGGTAATATGTGCCAACGGAGGAACTAAGATTGCTCTAAAACTTGGAATATTTCCCGATATTATTGTAGGAGATTTAGATTCAATCACAGAAGATATTGAGAAAAGACTTACCAAACACAAAGTAGAGTGGAAAATTTATCCTACTGATAAAGATGAAACTGATTTAGAACTTGCAGTAAAAGAAGCAGTAAAATTTAAGCCTAATTCAATATACTTTGTAGGGCTTTTAGGAGGGCGTATAGATCATACCCTCGCAAACATATTTTTTCTTGAACGATTAAAAGATTTAAATATAGAACCATACGTTGTTGATAGGAAATTAAGAATTTATATTATGAAGGGAGAAGAGGAAAAAGTTATTTGGGGGAATAAGGGAGACACTCTCTCCCTTATTCCTCTATCAGATGTGGTAGAGGGAATCTATTTAGAAGGCTTAAAATATGGTCTTAATTACGAACCTCTTTATAGAAATCTTACTCGTGGCATAAGTAATATGTTTATTAGTTACCAAGCTAAAATTAGTATACAAAAAGGAACCTTATTAGTAATACATCTATA